One Kangiella geojedonensis DNA segment encodes these proteins:
- a CDS encoding M1 family metallopeptidase: MKKIGLITIFSSLVLAAGCNQSEDGKDIKNDNTKVVESLAEQNSKKQDNEAVKQSIAESNYPKEIPTGRLPSTISPTSYEVHLKVDPDQPTFSGTVVVNLQVDEATAHIWLHGKDITAHSVTLTPQGKPPINGSYEEVDTTGVVKLSFEEPVNTGHAKLTIDYEAPFNEALEGLYRVKDGELNYAFTQFEATAARLAFPSFDEPAFKVPFSYSMTVRNEHRAFTSTPAISETDLGNGWKKIVFAKSKPLPTYLVAFAVGDFDVVEWQDIPATDVRDFSIPLRGIATKGKGHRLTYALKNTKDILNGLEQYFQIPYPYKKLDIVAVPDFNAGAMENAGLITYREQLLLFDSTISLGQKRAYMNVHAHELAHQWFGNLVTPVWWDDIWLNEAFATWMAHVSNNKVYPKQKFRQALLERSLNVMGSDSLITARQIRQPIESNHDIQSAFDGITYSKGGGVLSMLEAFLGPENFRAGIQHYMKKFEFGNATAQDFITAIGEKSPHIPLETIQDAFNSFLEQPGIPLLNVELSCEADKAATVKVSQSRYLPIGSKGSVKQTWKVPACFKYAIDGNQHQVCKVLEDANQSFELEEKGCPAFVMPNANGAGYYRFSMESDGWQSLLSHKAQLSTEEMMSLNNSLQGAINAGKMTFTDLIEIAPKIIASDSEAIVMGPSKLLSFVYGKVADSDEEKAKLASLNRSLYGQKLTELGLETKKDDSVDTIRMRTGLINFLADEGEDKAVRQYLTDMAIAYTGYKIDGNIHPDKADSNVISTAIKVAVEDLGTPFAKHLKMLLDSSNDGTVRGRLLGGLGSVQDPEYATELRELILSEELRDNEIYSILVGQLQDKELQKPMWEWFKTNIEGIKSRIPPFGQNRLPVVGQFFCSSAMKNDYKKFFKPIVEELAGAPRPYKQSIESIELCMAQVKFHEDNVKEYLSNQ, from the coding sequence GTGAAAAAAATAGGACTAATAACAATCTTTAGTAGCCTTGTGCTGGCTGCGGGCTGTAACCAGAGTGAGGACGGCAAAGACATTAAAAACGACAACACAAAAGTCGTAGAGTCTTTAGCTGAACAAAATTCTAAAAAGCAGGACAATGAAGCGGTAAAGCAATCGATCGCCGAGTCGAACTACCCTAAAGAGATTCCTACCGGCAGACTGCCATCAACGATAAGCCCTACCAGCTACGAAGTACACTTAAAAGTTGACCCTGATCAACCAACCTTTAGTGGCACAGTGGTGGTCAACCTACAAGTTGATGAAGCAACAGCTCACATCTGGCTTCATGGTAAAGATATTACTGCCCATAGCGTGACATTAACGCCTCAAGGCAAACCACCAATCAATGGTTCTTATGAAGAAGTCGACACCACCGGTGTGGTTAAGTTGTCTTTTGAGGAGCCGGTTAATACAGGTCACGCCAAGTTGACGATTGATTACGAAGCGCCCTTTAATGAAGCGTTAGAAGGCTTATACCGAGTCAAAGACGGCGAACTTAACTACGCCTTCACCCAGTTTGAAGCCACTGCGGCTCGATTGGCATTCCCGAGCTTTGACGAACCAGCCTTTAAGGTTCCATTTTCCTACAGCATGACTGTTCGTAATGAGCACAGAGCCTTCACCAGCACACCAGCAATCTCTGAAACCGATCTTGGTAATGGCTGGAAGAAGATTGTGTTTGCAAAGTCAAAACCACTTCCCACTTACTTGGTTGCTTTTGCAGTCGGTGATTTTGACGTTGTTGAGTGGCAGGACATTCCGGCCACAGACGTGCGCGACTTTTCGATTCCGCTACGAGGTATCGCCACGAAAGGCAAAGGTCACCGTTTAACTTATGCCTTAAAAAACACCAAAGATATTTTAAACGGCCTGGAGCAATACTTCCAAATTCCTTACCCCTATAAAAAATTAGATATCGTAGCAGTTCCAGACTTTAACGCTGGTGCGATGGAAAATGCAGGCCTTATTACCTACCGTGAACAATTGCTGCTCTTTGATAGCACTATTTCATTGGGACAAAAACGCGCCTACATGAATGTCCACGCTCATGAGCTTGCTCATCAATGGTTTGGTAACTTAGTAACGCCGGTATGGTGGGATGATATTTGGTTAAATGAGGCTTTCGCGACTTGGATGGCTCACGTATCCAACAACAAGGTTTACCCGAAACAAAAGTTTAGACAAGCGCTGTTAGAACGTTCTTTAAACGTTATGGGTTCCGATAGTCTTATCACGGCACGTCAAATACGCCAGCCGATCGAAAGTAATCATGATATTCAGTCGGCTTTCGATGGTATTACTTACTCTAAAGGTGGCGGTGTTCTCAGTATGCTAGAAGCTTTTCTTGGCCCTGAAAACTTTAGAGCCGGCATTCAGCATTACATGAAAAAGTTCGAGTTCGGTAACGCCACCGCTCAGGACTTTATTACCGCCATAGGTGAAAAATCGCCACACATACCACTTGAAACCATACAAGATGCGTTTAATAGCTTCTTAGAGCAGCCTGGTATTCCTTTGTTAAACGTTGAGTTATCCTGCGAAGCAGATAAGGCAGCGACTGTGAAGGTTTCACAGTCACGCTACCTTCCTATCGGTTCTAAAGGCTCTGTCAAACAAACGTGGAAAGTTCCTGCCTGCTTTAAGTACGCGATTGATGGCAATCAACACCAAGTATGTAAAGTGTTAGAAGATGCCAATCAAAGCTTTGAACTTGAAGAGAAAGGTTGTCCGGCGTTTGTGATGCCGAATGCTAACGGTGCGGGTTATTATCGATTCAGCATGGAAAGTGACGGCTGGCAGTCCTTGTTAAGCCATAAAGCACAACTCAGCACTGAAGAGATGATGTCGCTCAACAATAGTCTTCAAGGGGCTATTAACGCCGGCAAAATGACCTTCACCGATTTAATTGAAATTGCACCTAAAATTATAGCCTCTGACTCAGAAGCTATCGTTATGGGGCCAAGCAAACTGTTGAGCTTCGTATACGGTAAGGTTGCTGACTCAGACGAAGAAAAAGCAAAGCTGGCAAGTCTGAACCGCTCTCTTTACGGCCAAAAGCTAACAGAGCTTGGACTGGAAACCAAGAAAGATGACTCGGTTGATACGATCCGTATGCGTACTGGATTAATCAACTTCTTAGCCGATGAAGGCGAAGATAAAGCGGTGAGACAGTACTTAACGGATATGGCTATTGCCTACACAGGCTACAAAATCGATGGCAACATTCACCCCGACAAAGCCGACAGCAATGTTATCAGCACCGCCATAAAGGTCGCGGTTGAAGACCTGGGCACGCCATTTGCCAAACATTTGAAAATGCTACTCGACTCATCTAATGATGGAACCGTTCGCGGACGTTTATTAGGTGGTTTAGGATCGGTTCAAGACCCAGAGTATGCGACCGAGTTAAGGGAACTGATCTTGTCGGAAGAGCTTCGAGATAATGAAATCTATTCCATCCTAGTAGGTCAGTTGCAGGACAAAGAGCTACAGAAGCCTATGTGGGAGTGGTTCAAAACAAATATCGAAGGCATCAAGTCACGTATTCCGCCTTTCGGTCAAAATCGCTTACCGGTGGTCGGGCAGTTCTTCTGCTCGAGCGCCATGAAAAATGATTACAAAAAATTCTTCAAACCTATTGTTGAGGAACTGGCTGGGGCACCGCGCCCTTACAAGCAAAGCATCGAGTCAATTGAGCTTTGTATGGCGCAAGTTAAGTTCCATGAAGATAATGTTAAAGAGTATCTGAGCAATCAGTAA
- the rpoD gene encoding RNA polymerase sigma factor RpoD codes for MSENSQQSQQSQLKLLIARGKEQGFLTYAEVNDHLPPDIVDPEQIEDIIRMINDMGIQVYETTPDEDELIINDDSVTDEDAAEEAAAALASVDGEFGRTTDPVRMYMREMGSVELLTREGEIDIAKRIEEGIRQVLTAVGNYPDTIRILLEEYEQYKNEFIRLTDIVTGFLDGEEAEFVQEESEAAQIANANAEADDEDVDDDADDDEDDDDSTEVDTGPDPEEAEQRFSELAKQYEKTVKAIKRYGRDHKSSAKQLEAMRELFMNLKLAPRMFEYLVQNLRTKMDGIREQERYIMHMAVKKSRMPRKTFITTFSGAETNPEWLDGHLAKKSKYSEALAEFAEDIRKAQRKMQLVEESCDLSVLEIKEANREMSIGEAKARRAKKEMVEANLRLVISIAKKYTNRGLQFLDLIQEGNIGLMKAVDKFEYRRGYKFSTYATWWIRQAITRSIADQARTIRIPVHMIETINKLNRISRQMLQEMGREPQPEELAERMEMPEDKIRKVLKIAKEPISMETPIGDDEDSHLGDFIEDSTIDSPVDAATGESLKEVTDEILAGLTAREAKVLRMRFGIDMNTDHTLEEVGKQFDVTRERIRQIEAKALRKLRHPSRSEKLRTYIDE; via the coding sequence ATGTCAGAGAATTCGCAACAGTCACAGCAGTCGCAGTTAAAATTACTTATTGCGCGTGGTAAAGAGCAAGGTTTCTTAACCTATGCTGAGGTCAACGACCATTTACCACCCGATATCGTCGATCCGGAACAAATCGAAGATATTATCCGCATGATTAACGATATGGGGATTCAGGTGTACGAAACCACGCCTGATGAAGATGAGTTAATTATCAATGACGACTCTGTAACTGATGAAGATGCTGCTGAAGAAGCAGCGGCAGCATTAGCCAGCGTCGATGGCGAATTTGGCCGAACCACTGATCCGGTGCGTATGTACATGCGTGAAATGGGTAGTGTTGAACTTCTTACACGTGAAGGCGAGATCGATATTGCTAAGCGTATTGAAGAAGGTATTCGCCAGGTTCTAACGGCTGTTGGTAACTACCCGGATACGATTCGTATTTTGCTCGAAGAGTATGAGCAGTATAAAAACGAATTTATTCGTTTAACTGACATCGTTACTGGCTTCCTTGACGGTGAAGAAGCAGAATTCGTACAAGAAGAATCAGAAGCAGCGCAAATCGCTAACGCCAATGCGGAAGCTGATGACGAAGATGTCGACGATGACGCCGATGATGATGAAGACGATGATGATAGCACTGAAGTCGATACTGGGCCTGACCCAGAAGAAGCGGAGCAACGCTTCTCTGAGCTGGCTAAGCAGTACGAGAAAACAGTAAAAGCTATCAAACGCTACGGACGTGATCATAAGTCATCAGCGAAACAGCTTGAAGCCATGCGCGAGCTCTTTATGAATTTAAAGCTTGCCCCTCGCATGTTTGAGTACCTTGTGCAGAACCTTCGTACAAAGATGGACGGCATTCGTGAGCAAGAGCGCTACATCATGCATATGGCAGTTAAAAAGTCACGCATGCCTCGCAAAACCTTCATTACAACCTTCTCAGGTGCAGAAACCAACCCTGAGTGGTTAGATGGACACCTTGCGAAAAAGAGCAAATACTCAGAAGCATTAGCCGAGTTCGCTGAAGATATTCGAAAAGCACAGCGTAAGATGCAGTTAGTTGAAGAAAGCTGTGACTTATCAGTGCTAGAGATTAAAGAAGCCAACCGTGAAATGTCGATTGGCGAAGCGAAAGCTCGTCGCGCGAAAAAAGAAATGGTTGAAGCCAACCTGCGTCTGGTCATTTCTATCGCTAAGAAATACACCAACCGTGGCTTACAGTTCTTGGACTTGATTCAAGAAGGTAACATCGGCTTGATGAAAGCGGTCGATAAATTCGAATACCGTCGTGGTTATAAGTTCTCGACTTATGCGACTTGGTGGATTCGTCAGGCGATTACTCGTTCGATTGCTGACCAAGCGCGTACCATTCGTATCCCGGTACACATGATCGAAACGATCAATAAGCTAAACCGTATTTCTCGTCAAATGCTTCAGGAGATGGGTCGCGAGCCACAGCCAGAAGAATTGGCAGAACGTATGGAAATGCCGGAAGATAAAATCCGTAAAGTCCTAAAAATCGCTAAAGAGCCAATCTCAATGGAAACACCGATTGGTGATGACGAAGATTCGCATCTTGGCGACTTTATCGAAGACTCGACGATTGACTCACCGGTGGACGCCGCTACAGGCGAAAGCTTGAAAGAAGTCACTGACGAAATCTTAGCCGGGCTTACGGCTCGTGAAGCAAAAGTTCTTCGTATGCGTTTCGGTATTGATATGAATACCGACCACACGCTTGAAGAAGTTGGTAAGCAGTTCGACGTAACCCGTGAACGTATTCGTCAGATCGAAGCTAAGGCGTTGCGTAAACTACGTCACCCAAGCCGTTCTGAAAAGCTTCGCACTTATATTGACGAGTAG
- a CDS encoding efflux RND transporter periplasmic adaptor subunit, whose translation MSNKQKNLWLSVILPLVILVGVVVLVNVMTSSKPKAFNRKPPETVETVEIAPVKYEDYQVFIDSYGNIEASTSSQLVAQVSGQVISVADNFKTGLPIKKGQELLQVDARDYQIEVRIAGAEVANAQLALNEEKARAEQALKDWKKINPNKKANALVLREPQLASAQASLEAATARLEKAKLALSRATVTAPYDGYIIQRLVSVGELINTNTPVATIFSSDSLEARLPVPSNKVQFLKSPSKGAAQVKLEADFAGQTESWIVPVDRSDSVIDEETRQWYVTAKLPSDFLTVNPKVKVGQFVSAEIEGELLEDVVVVPSTILTADDQIFVYREGAVYRRDIRILWQDEKSTVIDPYGAEPNLEEGEQLVISRLSFVADGAKARLKDAVTGAKKKPRAPTTNNSSVE comes from the coding sequence ATGAGCAATAAACAAAAGAATCTATGGTTATCCGTTATTTTACCTTTAGTGATCCTAGTTGGGGTCGTGGTTTTAGTGAACGTGATGACCAGCAGCAAGCCTAAAGCATTTAACCGAAAGCCGCCTGAAACCGTGGAAACGGTGGAAATAGCTCCAGTTAAATATGAAGACTATCAAGTGTTCATAGACTCATACGGTAATATTGAAGCGTCAACGTCAAGCCAGTTGGTTGCTCAAGTCTCGGGTCAAGTTATATCAGTTGCTGACAACTTTAAAACTGGCCTTCCTATCAAGAAAGGACAGGAACTACTCCAAGTCGATGCGCGTGATTATCAAATTGAAGTCAGAATTGCAGGCGCTGAAGTTGCTAATGCTCAGCTTGCTTTGAATGAAGAGAAAGCTCGTGCCGAGCAAGCGTTAAAAGATTGGAAAAAAATTAACCCTAACAAAAAAGCCAATGCTTTAGTGTTACGGGAGCCGCAACTGGCATCAGCACAGGCAAGTCTAGAAGCGGCAACTGCACGTCTGGAGAAAGCGAAATTGGCATTAAGCCGGGCAACAGTCACTGCGCCTTATGACGGATATATTATTCAACGATTGGTTAGCGTTGGTGAACTAATTAATACCAATACTCCTGTGGCGACTATTTTCTCTAGCGACTCTTTAGAAGCGCGATTACCTGTCCCAAGCAATAAAGTACAGTTCCTTAAGTCCCCAAGTAAGGGGGCTGCACAAGTCAAATTGGAAGCAGATTTCGCAGGCCAGACTGAGTCGTGGATCGTTCCAGTCGACCGTAGCGATAGTGTTATTGATGAGGAAACACGACAATGGTACGTAACAGCAAAGTTACCTTCAGACTTTTTAACGGTTAATCCGAAAGTAAAGGTTGGGCAGTTTGTAAGCGCTGAAATTGAAGGTGAGCTTTTGGAAGATGTGGTGGTGGTACCCTCGACCATTCTTACCGCTGATGATCAAATCTTTGTTTATCGTGAAGGCGCTGTATATCGTCGAGATATTAGAATTTTGTGGCAGGACGAAAAAAGCACAGTCATCGATCCCTATGGTGCGGAACCTAACTTAGAAGAGGGAGAGCAGTTGGTTATTTCCCGTCTTAGTTTTGTTGCGGACGGTGCAAAAGCACGCTTAAAGGATGCAGTGACGGGTGCGAAGAAGAAACCGCGAGCGCCTACTACCAACAACTCTAGCGTGGAGTAA
- a CDS encoding efflux RND transporter permease subunit, whose translation MISWFAKNSVAANLLMFVILIAGSYTMWQRVTVETFPSIEFDYINVSVPFRGSTPEEVEQTVSTRIEEAVYDLEGIKELSSSSSEGVGRVTIEVEEGYDVKDLLDQVKSRVDALNTLPIEAEKPIISQSIRRREAISVVVSGDLPEKELRRYAEIIQQEIASLPGLSQIETSGVRSYEIAIEFNQARLNEFNLTLQDVASAVNQRSLDLSAGQVRSERGDILLRLKGQSYTREEFTQIPILTRPDGTILELGDLATIRDGFEEESVNTRFDGKPSIELEIYRTGTQSTIEVSERVINYVKTKKSELPAGVSLSVWRDRSEPLEARLSTLISSAVQGGLLVILLLALFLRPSIALWVSLGIPIAFAGGMIFMPELGISVNLISLFAFILVLGIVVDDAIVTGENIYNHLNKGDKPLDAAINGTKEVAVPVTFGVITTMVAFLPLAFMGGGWGVFYSQIPYIVIPVLIFSLVESKFILPAHIGHMKAASKEKEPNKLIQYQQKFAKGFEKAILKFYKPLLAFVLHHWFLSLVIFVSILLIVWATISSGITRFVYFPRIQSEIARVSLQMPEGTPFEVTDSYVEKITNAALKLQEKYRDDDGNSVVEHIFSSSGSTWGGGSASSNIGRVMIEMMPPEKRDESITSTKLVSEWRQLIGPLPGVETLTFRAEIGRSGDPIDVQLRGSDITRLNAAAKEVKQTLSTVSGVFDITDSFSKGKQEIQFTLKPQAETLGISLSDLARQVRNSYFGVEVQRIQRGREDVRVMLRLAQEERGSLEGLNSLLINTPAGGKIPLSQLAELSYGKSPASIYRINRQRTLNITADVDKENADIEAIKRRIIADATDIVSNYPGVSFSLEGEAREQEESNYNLLISLGFVLFAIYILLAIPFKSYVQPFVVMGVIPFGAAMATIGHWIMGMPLSIMSMMGMLALTGVVVNDSLVLVDYINQQRRKYGESLTDAVLHAGVRRLRPVMLTSLTTFAGLMPLIFEKSTQAQFLIPMAVSLGFGILLSTLVTLVLVPLLYYKATHVKHWVKRTVAK comes from the coding sequence ATGATTAGTTGGTTTGCTAAAAACTCTGTCGCCGCGAACTTGTTAATGTTCGTTATTCTGATCGCTGGATCTTACACCATGTGGCAGCGCGTGACGGTTGAAACCTTCCCTAGTATTGAATTTGACTACATTAATGTTTCAGTGCCATTTCGTGGCTCCACGCCTGAAGAAGTCGAGCAAACGGTTTCAACTCGAATCGAAGAGGCGGTTTATGATTTAGAAGGAATAAAAGAATTATCGTCGAGTTCTTCTGAAGGCGTTGGTCGTGTCACGATTGAGGTCGAAGAAGGTTATGATGTTAAAGACTTGCTTGATCAAGTTAAGAGTCGAGTCGATGCGTTAAATACACTGCCAATAGAAGCTGAGAAACCTATTATTTCACAGTCCATTAGACGACGCGAAGCGATTAGTGTGGTTGTCAGCGGAGATCTTCCTGAAAAAGAATTACGACGCTACGCAGAAATTATTCAACAAGAAATTGCGTCGTTACCAGGCTTGTCGCAAATCGAAACCTCTGGTGTTCGTTCTTACGAAATTGCTATTGAGTTTAATCAAGCCAGACTCAACGAGTTTAACCTAACCTTACAAGATGTCGCTAGCGCGGTAAATCAGCGTTCGTTAGATCTATCTGCTGGGCAGGTTCGCTCCGAGCGCGGTGATATTTTATTGCGTTTAAAAGGTCAATCTTATACGCGGGAAGAGTTCACTCAAATTCCGATTTTAACACGACCAGATGGGACCATTCTTGAACTTGGAGACTTAGCCACGATTCGGGATGGCTTTGAAGAAGAAAGTGTTAACACTCGTTTTGATGGTAAACCGTCAATTGAGTTAGAAATCTATCGAACAGGGACACAAAGTACTATTGAAGTATCTGAGCGAGTCATTAACTACGTTAAGACCAAAAAATCAGAGTTGCCCGCAGGTGTGAGCTTGTCTGTGTGGCGCGATCGCTCAGAGCCACTAGAAGCCCGCTTAAGTACTCTTATAAGTTCAGCTGTGCAGGGTGGTTTGCTAGTGATTTTATTACTGGCACTATTCCTAAGACCGAGTATTGCGTTATGGGTAAGTCTTGGTATTCCTATAGCATTTGCAGGCGGCATGATATTTATGCCGGAGCTTGGTATCAGCGTCAACCTGATCAGTCTTTTCGCATTTATTCTGGTGCTCGGTATCGTGGTCGATGACGCGATTGTAACGGGTGAAAATATTTACAACCACTTGAACAAAGGCGATAAACCTTTGGATGCCGCGATTAACGGCACCAAAGAAGTTGCTGTGCCAGTGACTTTCGGTGTTATTACAACCATGGTGGCTTTCTTGCCACTGGCCTTTATGGGTGGCGGCTGGGGCGTGTTCTATTCACAAATTCCGTATATCGTGATCCCGGTACTTATTTTTTCATTGGTTGAGTCTAAGTTTATTTTGCCTGCTCATATTGGTCATATGAAGGCAGCTTCGAAGGAGAAAGAGCCGAATAAACTCATCCAATATCAGCAAAAATTTGCCAAAGGATTTGAAAAAGCCATTCTCAAATTTTATAAACCATTACTAGCTTTTGTACTGCATCATTGGTTTTTAAGTTTAGTGATATTTGTATCGATACTGTTGATCGTATGGGCGACTATTTCTAGTGGGATTACTCGCTTTGTTTACTTCCCTAGAATCCAAAGTGAAATTGCGCGAGTGTCATTACAGATGCCGGAGGGCACACCTTTTGAAGTGACTGATTCGTACGTTGAAAAAATCACTAATGCGGCATTAAAACTTCAAGAAAAGTATCGTGATGATGACGGCAACTCTGTGGTTGAGCATATCTTTTCTTCCAGTGGATCAACCTGGGGCGGAGGTTCAGCGTCGTCTAATATTGGTCGCGTTATGATTGAAATGATGCCACCTGAAAAGCGTGATGAATCGATCACAAGTACAAAACTGGTCAGCGAGTGGCGACAGTTAATCGGCCCACTACCCGGTGTTGAAACATTAACTTTTAGAGCAGAGATTGGACGAAGCGGCGATCCTATTGATGTTCAGTTACGTGGTTCTGACATAACTCGGTTAAATGCAGCAGCTAAAGAGGTCAAACAAACTCTCTCAACCGTATCGGGGGTATTTGATATTACAGATAGTTTCTCTAAGGGCAAACAAGAGATTCAGTTTACCTTAAAGCCACAAGCTGAAACTCTTGGGATTAGCTTGAGTGACCTAGCTCGACAAGTCCGTAACTCTTACTTTGGGGTTGAAGTTCAGCGAATACAAAGGGGCAGAGAAGATGTCCGTGTCATGCTTCGACTGGCCCAAGAAGAACGGGGTAGCTTGGAAGGACTTAATAGTTTATTGATCAATACTCCCGCTGGCGGGAAGATTCCTTTGTCTCAATTGGCTGAGCTGTCCTACGGAAAAAGCCCTGCAAGTATTTATCGTATTAATCGTCAGCGAACATTAAACATCACGGCCGATGTGGATAAAGAGAACGCCGATATAGAAGCGATTAAGCGTCGCATCATCGCAGATGCCACTGACATTGTTTCGAATTACCCTGGTGTTTCATTTAGCCTTGAAGGTGAGGCTCGTGAACAAGAAGAGTCAAATTATAATTTATTAATTAGCTTGGGTTTTGTTTTATTCGCGATTTATATTTTGTTAGCGATACCATTTAAATCGTATGTACAGCCTTTCGTGGTCATGGGAGTCATACCGTTTGGTGCAGCCATGGCAACGATTGGACACTGGATTATGGGAATGCCGCTATCGATCATGAGTATGATGGGGATGTTGGCTCTGACAGGGGTTGTGGTGAACGACTCGTTAGTCTTGGTTGACTATATTAACCAGCAACGTCGTAAATATGGTGAGTCGCTCACAGATGCTGTTTTACATGCTGGCGTAAGACGTTTGAGGCCTGTCATGTTGACTTCACTGACAACTTTCGCCGGCTTGATGCCTTTGATTTTCGAGAAATCTACTCAAGCACAGTTCTTGATTCCAATGGCCGTCTCGCTAGGCTTTGGTATTTTGCTATCAACGCTAGTAACACTAGTACTGGTTCCGTTGCTTTACTATAAGGCGACTCACGTCAAGCATTGGGTGAAACGAACTGTGGCAAAGTAA
- a CDS encoding DUF2254 domain-containing protein → MKSWASKLYNLWELTRSSLFYVPVIISLMFIGGILLVFRLELSYTEYVEKLDFLYAGSTEDAKTILQTILSALITMTTLVISITMVVLSLSASQLGPRLIKIFMSSRLTQIYIGVFFGSIALTLTLLILLHDQSTFEQPPKLTISCCFLLTFINLFVLLGYVNHVARSGIADTTIERVTQELENSLARLTSSTQDSSQHAPAPSIPQELAQQKRDIYSACSGYIQNIQYPSLLELATKHDLLINIECRAGDYIFSGQKVGAIFPKSHAHADTEINVVGCIDIGANKTGAQDIEYSIRHLAEIGLRALSPGINDNFTAITVLDKLSGVLKKALDKELPEHIYHDEQDTLRLIGRSATKTDIVHSALSQIRDAGKTKPDILYHLIVIIGQINTSLQSKEAKQALVQQVAFIKQHIRDNFHNKEEETYLLNALEKYSF, encoded by the coding sequence ATGAAGTCATGGGCATCAAAACTCTATAATCTATGGGAACTGACGAGAAGCAGTTTATTTTATGTACCTGTCATCATTTCCTTAATGTTTATTGGTGGGATTCTTTTGGTGTTTCGGTTAGAACTCAGCTATACCGAATATGTTGAAAAGCTAGACTTCTTATACGCAGGTTCCACTGAAGACGCAAAAACGATTCTTCAGACCATACTGTCCGCTCTCATCACTATGACGACATTGGTCATCTCCATTACTATGGTGGTCTTGAGTTTGTCCGCTTCGCAACTTGGCCCAAGACTGATCAAGATATTCATGAGTAGCCGACTGACTCAAATCTATATCGGTGTCTTCTTCGGCAGTATCGCTCTAACGTTAACTTTGCTTATCTTGTTACATGATCAGTCGACCTTCGAACAACCGCCTAAATTAACCATCAGTTGCTGCTTTCTGCTGACCTTTATCAACCTGTTTGTACTACTCGGTTATGTGAACCATGTAGCACGCTCCGGAATAGCAGACACCACTATAGAACGTGTTACTCAGGAATTAGAAAACTCCCTAGCGCGTCTCACCAGTAGCACCCAAGACAGTTCTCAACACGCTCCTGCCCCATCGATACCTCAGGAATTAGCGCAACAGAAGCGTGATATTTATAGCGCCTGCAGTGGTTACATTCAGAACATCCAGTATCCATCTTTACTTGAGCTAGCTACAAAACATGATCTTTTGATCAACATTGAATGCCGAGCTGGTGACTACATATTCTCTGGGCAGAAGGTAGGAGCGATATTTCCAAAAAGCCATGCCCACGCAGACACAGAAATAAACGTTGTGGGCTGTATTGATATTGGAGCCAATAAAACTGGCGCGCAAGATATCGAATACTCTATCAGACACTTAGCCGAAATAGGGTTGCGAGCATTATCGCCGGGAATCAACGACAACTTCACCGCAATCACTGTTTTGGATAAGTTATCCGGCGTTTTAAAGAAAGCTCTGGATAAAGAGTTACCAGAACACATATATCATGATGAGCAAGATACATTAAGGCTTATTGGAAGATCTGCAACTAAGACTGACATCGTGCATAGTGCACTCTCCCAAATTCGTGATGCCGGCAAAACAAAGCCCGATATTTTGTATCATCTCATCGTAATAATCGGTCAAATTAATACCTCATTACAATCGAAAGAAGCAAAACAAGCTTTGGTTCAACAGGTTGCTTTTATCAAACAACATATTCGGGATAATTTCCACAACAAAGAAGAAGAGACTTACTTGCTCAATGCTTTAGAAAAGTATTCTTTTTAG